A single window of Dermacentor albipictus isolate Rhodes 1998 colony chromosome 1, USDA_Dalb.pri_finalv2, whole genome shotgun sequence DNA harbors:
- the LOC139054761 gene encoding keratin, type I cytoskeletal 9-like isoform X1 — protein MAFSKVVFFLAALLAASICMSYALEDVEERQGGGGLGGRGSYGGGNYGSSGSGRHGSSGSSLRGGNHGGSHGGSQGGLGGSSGGLGGRDSYGGGRGSGGSGGDGGLSGHGGSSGGRLGGIGGGSRGGSRGGGRY, from the exons ATGGCTTTCAGCAAAGTG GTCTTCTTCTTGGCAGCTCTGCTGGCCGCCTCTATCTGCATGAGTTACGCGCTCGAAGATGTCGAAGAGCGTCAGGGTGGTGGAGGACTAGGAGGTCGCGGTAGCTACGGTGGCGGCAACTATGGCAGCTCCGGCAGTGGTCGTCATGGCAGCTCTGGCAGTAGTCTCCGCGGAGGAAACCACGGAGGAAGCCACGGAGGAAGCCAAGGCGGCCTTGGTGGTAGCAGCGGGGGCCTTGGTGGACGCGATAGCTACGGTGGTGGTCGTGGCTCTGGCGGCAGCGGGGGCGATGGTGGCCTCAGCGGCCATGGCGGAAGTAGTGGAGGTCGCCTCGGTGGCATTGGCGGAGGTAGCCGAGGTGGTAGTCGGGGAGGAGGACGCTACTGA
- the LOC139054761 gene encoding uncharacterized protein isoform X2, which translates to MAAPAVVVMAALAVVSAEETTEEATEEAKAALVVAAGALVDAIATVVVVALAAAGAMVASAAMAEVVEVASVALAEVAEVVVGEEDATEQDDDSFTRALGTCKTAPSLAKVTGWCLIS; encoded by the coding sequence ATGGCAGCTCCGGCAGTGGTCGTCATGGCAGCTCTGGCAGTAGTCTCCGCGGAGGAAACCACGGAGGAAGCCACGGAGGAAGCCAAGGCGGCCTTGGTGGTAGCAGCGGGGGCCTTGGTGGACGCGATAGCTACGGTGGTGGTCGTGGCTCTGGCGGCAGCGGGGGCGATGGTGGCCTCAGCGGCCATGGCGGAAGTAGTGGAGGTCGCCTCGGTGGCATTGGCGGAGGTAGCCGAGGTGGTAGTCGGGGAGGAGGACGCTACTGAGCAGGATGACGATTCATTTACGCGGGCTCTGGGCACCTGCAAGACTGCACCGTCCCTGGCCAAAGTGACTGGATGGTGCCTCATCTCGTGA